A window from Myxococcus fulvus encodes these proteins:
- a CDS encoding RagB/SusD family nutrient uptake outer membrane protein, with amino-acid sequence MNKHQTKKTLLALCAAVGLGGCGSLDIGDLNNPSLDEFRDNPTVSGVNSASTGLLLGHRAGVSAPNGYVAQLGVIGREAYVFDPADPRAIDEMLGPVMDPGAAAFGGNYWTGPYANIRNANTLLAALEKVAGLSDAQKEGVRGFAKTMQALDFLVVINTRDTQGAPIDVDRPLGAELAPIEGKAEVFAHIAGLLDTAAGHLDNAGDSFSFRLSTGFNGFDTPATFRTFNRAVRARVAVYMGRNEDALTALSQSFIAANAPADDGAKAAALASLNIGVYHVFRAASGDADNGLLSTTVFAHPSIATDAETAGATVDDRVTRKTVKLNAPVSAADGKLTTDLRFTLYTSADAPVPIIRNEELILLRAEANIGLGQIGPAVDDLNYIRTRSGRLPARADITAENALDELLKQKRYSLMFEGGHRWIDMRRYGKLDELPRNLDPNVPPHAFFPIPVAEVNGRQ; translated from the coding sequence ATGAACAAGCACCAGACGAAGAAGACCCTGTTGGCGTTGTGCGCGGCGGTGGGCCTGGGCGGCTGCGGCAGCCTGGACATCGGCGACCTCAACAACCCCAGCCTGGATGAGTTCCGCGACAACCCCACCGTCTCCGGCGTCAACAGCGCGTCCACGGGCCTGTTGCTGGGCCACCGCGCGGGCGTGTCGGCGCCGAACGGCTACGTCGCGCAGTTGGGCGTCATCGGCCGCGAGGCGTACGTGTTCGACCCCGCGGACCCGCGCGCCATCGACGAGATGCTCGGCCCCGTCATGGACCCGGGCGCCGCCGCCTTCGGCGGCAACTACTGGACGGGGCCCTACGCCAACATCCGCAACGCCAACACCCTGCTGGCCGCGCTGGAGAAGGTGGCGGGCCTGTCGGACGCGCAGAAGGAGGGCGTGCGCGGCTTCGCGAAGACGATGCAGGCGCTCGACTTCCTGGTCGTCATCAACACGCGTGACACCCAGGGCGCGCCCATCGACGTGGACCGCCCGCTGGGCGCGGAGCTGGCCCCCATCGAGGGCAAGGCCGAGGTGTTCGCCCACATCGCCGGGCTGCTCGACACGGCCGCGGGCCACCTGGACAACGCCGGGGACAGCTTCTCGTTCCGGCTGAGCACGGGCTTCAACGGCTTCGACACGCCGGCGACGTTCCGCACGTTCAACCGCGCCGTCCGCGCGCGCGTGGCCGTGTACATGGGCCGCAACGAGGACGCGCTCACCGCGCTGAGCCAGTCCTTCATCGCCGCCAACGCCCCGGCCGACGACGGCGCGAAGGCGGCGGCGCTCGCCTCGCTCAACATCGGCGTCTACCACGTCTTCCGCGCGGCCTCCGGCGACGCGGACAACGGCCTGCTGTCCACCACCGTCTTCGCCCACCCGTCCATCGCGACGGACGCGGAGACCGCGGGTGCCACGGTGGATGACCGCGTGACGCGCAAGACGGTGAAGCTCAACGCCCCCGTCAGCGCCGCCGACGGCAAGCTGACGACGGACCTGCGCTTCACGCTGTACACGTCCGCGGATGCGCCGGTGCCCATCATCCGCAACGAGGAGCTCATCCTCCTGCGCGCCGAGGCCAACATCGGCCTGGGCCAGATTGGCCCCGCCGTGGATGACCTCAACTACATCCGCACCCGCTCCGGCCGCCTGCCGGCGCGCGCTGACATCACTGCGGAGAACGCCCTGGACGAGCTGCTCAAGCAGAAGCGCTACTCGCTGATGTTCGAGGGCGGCCACCGGTGGATTGACATGCGCCGCTACGGGAAGCTGGACGAGCTGCCGCGCAACCTGGACCCCAACGTCCCGCCGCACGCGTTCTTCCCCATCCCCGTCGCCGAGGTCAACGGACGGCAGTAG
- a CDS encoding NAD(P)-dependent oxidoreductase, translating into MKVGFVGLGNMGLPMAKSLLGAGHALTVWNRSPARGEPLVKQGARMAASPADAARGADVVFSMLADDVAAEAVSVGAQGIVEGLGKGAVHVSSSTISVALSQRLTDAHASAGQGYVAAPVFGRPEAAESKQLWVVAAGAQVDVERVKPLLESLGRGFTVLGEHASMANVVKLSGNFLIASMMEALAEAFAFTRKSGVEPRQFLEVFQSVFASSPIFANYARAIAEERYAPAGFALRLGLKDVGLVLEAARAAEVPMPLASLVKDQYLGGVAQGHGDLDWSALGALVAERAGLGKPPR; encoded by the coding sequence ATGAAGGTGGGATTCGTGGGACTGGGCAACATGGGGCTGCCCATGGCGAAGAGCCTGCTGGGCGCGGGGCATGCGCTGACGGTGTGGAACCGCTCGCCGGCGCGAGGCGAGCCCCTGGTGAAGCAGGGCGCGCGCATGGCGGCGAGTCCCGCGGACGCGGCCCGGGGCGCCGACGTGGTGTTCAGCATGCTCGCGGACGACGTGGCGGCGGAGGCCGTGTCCGTGGGCGCCCAGGGCATCGTGGAGGGCCTGGGCAAAGGCGCGGTGCACGTCTCCTCGAGCACCATCTCCGTGGCGCTCTCCCAGCGCCTGACGGACGCGCACGCCAGCGCGGGGCAGGGCTACGTGGCGGCGCCCGTGTTCGGTCGTCCCGAGGCCGCCGAGTCGAAGCAATTGTGGGTGGTGGCCGCGGGCGCGCAGGTGGACGTGGAGCGCGTCAAGCCGCTGCTGGAGTCGTTGGGCCGAGGCTTCACGGTGCTGGGCGAGCACGCCTCCATGGCCAACGTGGTGAAGCTGTCGGGCAACTTCCTCATCGCGTCGATGATGGAGGCGCTCGCGGAGGCGTTCGCCTTCACGCGCAAGTCCGGCGTCGAGCCCCGACAGTTCCTGGAGGTGTTCCAGTCCGTCTTCGCAAGCTCCCCCATCTTCGCCAACTACGCCCGCGCCATCGCGGAGGAGCGCTACGCCCCGGCGGGCTTCGCCCTGCGGCTGGGGCTCAAGGACGTGGGGCTGGTGCTGGAGGCGGCGCGCGCGGCGGAGGTGCCCATGCCGCTGGCCAGCCTGGTGAAGGACCAGTACCTGGGCGGCGTGGCCCAGGGACATGGGGACCTGGACTGGTCCGCGCTGGGCGCGCTCGTCGCGGAGCGCGCGGGTCTGGGCAAGCCGCCGCGCTGA
- a CDS encoding SusC/RagA family TonB-linked outer membrane protein, which yields MAQEATTPAPEPQAPAAQAPATPAPAPAQDPAATTPASPPPAAAPAPSMGRTVKGRVADRLTNEGLPLVRVIIKGTTQGVETELDGTFVLPNVPPGATTLLFSSQDYGEREVRVGATQDNVNVALDNVFSEEMVVVGRASELARKHLANSVASVSAEEMNRAPAQTVDQALQGKIAGANIQQNSGAPGGGIQMRLRGVSTINGSTAPLYVIDGVLVSDVAIASGVYVVTDSVGGSNPNPTQDNQVNRIADINPNDIESIEVLKGASAAAIYGSKAANGVVIINTKRGRAGEPKVELTQRVGMYTLANKLGTRRFETVEEAVEAFGPRAAEYWTGNQYDHEAKLSGRRDLSTETLASVSGASGNTRYFASAMLRNDEGIIKNTGYEKESFRLNLGQTIGEVVEVNVATNLIHTLGQRGLTNNDNQTITNYMVLPNVPEFLNMDPDAAGVYPVNPFLQNGANPLQTAALVKNDEDVWRFIGSGDATVHLMKTDEHHLRVLANAGVDRFQQENRLLFPPELNFEPADDTFPGTSLFGTSQVRNLNGGLNLVHSYKPASKFLSATTSVGVQLEERRIDSTYVISENLNAGQPGVDNGTVIGVRDDANHVRDRGYYLQEEVLLLEERLTLVGAIRGEQSSVNGNPNKLFFFPKLAAAYRIPSTPAFINELKVRAAYGETGNLPQYGMKFSGMSALNNVQGTPGLIGTGVAGDPNIRPERQREIEAGVDALLFGGDLTLELSVYQRGISDMLLRRALPTSTGFNTQFVNGGSLRNRGIEAMVQVTPLSGPLEWTSSATFALNRSKVTNLPVAPFQAGGFGNSLGAFFIEEGASATQIVGNVGRDANGNPIVRKIGDTEPTFTMGFANTLRYADVTLSFLWHWQQGSDIINLTRYLYDSAGTTVDFETAGRERVANRRGNATIYIEDATFLKLREVTLSYNLPKSWVSAIPKLQNARLSLSGRNLLMFTGYSGLDPEVSNFGNQAIARNIDVAPFPPSRSFWTSLDVGF from the coding sequence ATGGCGCAGGAAGCCACCACTCCGGCTCCCGAGCCGCAGGCTCCCGCGGCGCAGGCTCCGGCGACCCCGGCACCCGCTCCCGCGCAGGACCCGGCCGCCACGACTCCGGCCTCCCCCCCGCCCGCCGCGGCGCCCGCGCCCTCGATGGGCCGCACGGTGAAGGGACGCGTCGCGGACCGGCTGACGAACGAGGGCCTGCCGCTGGTGCGCGTCATCATCAAGGGCACCACCCAGGGCGTGGAGACGGAGCTGGACGGCACCTTCGTGCTGCCCAACGTCCCGCCGGGGGCCACCACGCTGCTGTTCTCCAGCCAGGACTACGGCGAGCGTGAGGTGCGCGTCGGCGCCACGCAGGACAACGTGAACGTCGCGCTCGACAACGTCTTCTCCGAGGAGATGGTCGTCGTGGGCCGCGCCTCCGAGCTGGCGCGCAAGCACCTGGCGAACTCGGTGGCCTCGGTCAGCGCGGAGGAGATGAACCGCGCGCCCGCGCAGACGGTGGACCAGGCCCTCCAGGGCAAGATCGCCGGCGCCAACATCCAGCAGAACTCCGGCGCCCCGGGCGGCGGCATCCAGATGCGCCTGCGCGGCGTGTCCACCATCAACGGCTCCACCGCGCCCCTCTACGTCATCGACGGTGTGCTCGTCAGCGACGTGGCCATCGCGTCGGGCGTGTACGTGGTGACCGACTCGGTGGGCGGCTCCAACCCGAACCCCACCCAGGACAACCAGGTCAACCGCATCGCGGACATCAACCCCAACGACATCGAGAGCATCGAGGTCCTCAAGGGCGCGTCCGCAGCCGCCATCTACGGCTCCAAGGCCGCCAACGGCGTCGTCATCATCAACACCAAGCGCGGCCGCGCCGGTGAGCCCAAGGTGGAGCTCACCCAGCGCGTGGGCATGTACACGCTGGCCAACAAGCTGGGCACCCGCCGCTTCGAGACGGTGGAGGAGGCCGTGGAGGCCTTCGGCCCGAGGGCGGCCGAGTACTGGACGGGCAACCAGTATGACCACGAGGCCAAGCTGAGCGGCCGCCGGGACCTGTCCACGGAGACGCTCGCCAGCGTGAGCGGCGCCAGCGGCAACACGCGCTACTTCGCGTCCGCGATGCTCCGCAACGACGAGGGCATCATCAAGAACACCGGGTACGAGAAGGAGTCGTTCCGCCTCAACCTGGGCCAGACGATTGGCGAGGTGGTGGAGGTCAACGTCGCCACGAACCTCATCCACACGCTGGGGCAGCGTGGTCTGACGAACAACGACAACCAGACCATCACCAACTACATGGTGCTGCCCAACGTGCCCGAGTTCCTGAACATGGACCCGGACGCGGCCGGCGTGTACCCCGTCAACCCCTTCCTGCAAAACGGCGCCAACCCGCTGCAGACGGCGGCGCTGGTGAAGAACGACGAGGACGTGTGGCGCTTCATCGGGTCCGGCGACGCCACTGTCCACCTGATGAAGACGGACGAGCACCACCTGCGCGTGCTGGCCAACGCGGGCGTGGACCGCTTCCAGCAGGAGAACCGCCTGCTGTTCCCGCCCGAGCTCAACTTCGAGCCGGCGGACGACACCTTCCCGGGCACGTCGCTGTTCGGCACCAGCCAGGTGCGCAACCTCAACGGCGGCCTCAACCTGGTGCACAGCTACAAGCCGGCCTCCAAGTTCCTCAGCGCCACCACGTCCGTCGGTGTGCAGCTCGAGGAGCGCCGCATCGACTCCACCTACGTCATCAGCGAGAACCTCAACGCCGGCCAGCCCGGCGTGGACAACGGCACGGTGATTGGCGTGCGCGACGACGCCAACCACGTGAGAGACCGTGGCTACTACCTGCAGGAGGAGGTGCTCCTGCTCGAGGAGCGGCTGACCCTGGTGGGCGCCATCCGCGGCGAGCAGTCCAGCGTCAACGGCAACCCCAACAAGCTCTTCTTCTTCCCCAAGCTGGCGGCCGCCTACCGCATCCCCTCGACGCCCGCCTTCATCAACGAGCTGAAGGTCCGCGCGGCCTACGGCGAGACGGGCAACCTGCCCCAGTACGGCATGAAGTTCAGCGGAATGAGCGCGCTGAACAACGTGCAGGGAACCCCGGGCCTCATCGGCACGGGCGTGGCGGGCGACCCGAACATCCGTCCGGAGCGCCAGCGTGAAATCGAGGCCGGTGTCGACGCGCTGCTGTTCGGCGGCGACCTGACGCTGGAGCTGTCCGTGTACCAGCGTGGCATCAGCGACATGCTGCTGCGCCGCGCGCTGCCCACCTCCACGGGCTTCAACACCCAGTTCGTCAACGGCGGCTCGCTGCGCAACCGCGGCATCGAGGCCATGGTGCAGGTGACGCCGCTGAGTGGCCCGCTCGAGTGGACCAGCTCCGCGACCTTCGCGCTCAACCGCAGCAAGGTGACGAACCTGCCGGTGGCCCCCTTCCAGGCGGGCGGCTTCGGCAACTCGCTGGGCGCGTTCTTCATCGAGGAGGGCGCGTCCGCCACGCAGATCGTCGGCAACGTGGGCCGCGACGCGAACGGCAACCCCATCGTCCGCAAGATTGGCGACACGGAGCCCACCTTCACCATGGGCTTCGCCAACACGCTGCGCTACGCGGACGTGACGCTGTCCTTCCTGTGGCACTGGCAGCAGGGCAGCGACATCATCAACCTGACGCGCTACCTGTATGACAGCGCGGGCACCACCGTGGACTTCGAGACGGCCGGCCGCGAGCGCGTGGCGAACCGCCGGGGCAACGCGACCATCTACATCGAGGACGCGACGTTCCTGAAGCTGCGCGAGGTGACGCTCAGCTACAACCTGCCCAAGAGCTGGGTGTCCGCCATCCCGAAGCTCCAGAACGCGCGGCTGAGCCTCAGCGGCCGCAACCTCCTGATGTTCACGGGCTACTCGGGTCTGGACCCCGAGGTGAGCAACTTCGGCAACCAGGCCATCGCGCGCAACATCGACGTCGCCCCGTTCCCTCCCAGCCGCAGCTTCTGGACGTCGCTCGACGTCGGGTTCTAA